A genomic segment from bacterium encodes:
- the speB gene encoding agmatinase, which translates to MQSTEIPSATQSPRFSGIRTFMRLPYAANAAEAGADVAIMGIPFDTAASFRTGARFGPSAIRDISVLLRPSNQFHKINAVETLRVVDCGDVMVVPGDVARTYANIEQEWARCAAAGVLPIGLGGDHSVTLGELRALAKRDGPLALVQFDSHTDTWDNYWGVRYTHGTGFRRACEEGLLDTARSIQVGLRGSEYAPGDLDDNRRLGFETLLAPDLLTMSPAEVAAAIRRRVGAGPAFLSFDIDFFDPAFAPGTGTPEAGGPTSAFGLQILRHITGLPFAGFDVVEVLPAHDPTAITALLAATVVFEFLALIALSKSGARPGAAGRAGAAAGRNGE; encoded by the coding sequence ATGCAGTCGACCGAAATTCCGAGCGCGACCCAGAGCCCGCGGTTCTCCGGGATCCGCACCTTCATGCGGCTCCCGTACGCGGCGAACGCGGCGGAGGCTGGCGCGGACGTCGCCATCATGGGCATTCCATTCGATACCGCGGCGAGCTTCCGCACCGGCGCGCGGTTCGGCCCGTCCGCGATCCGCGACATCTCGGTGCTGCTGCGGCCGTCCAACCAGTTTCACAAGATCAACGCGGTCGAGACGCTGCGCGTCGTAGACTGCGGGGACGTGATGGTCGTGCCCGGCGACGTGGCGCGCACCTATGCGAACATCGAGCAGGAGTGGGCCCGGTGCGCCGCGGCCGGCGTGCTGCCGATCGGGCTCGGCGGCGACCACTCCGTCACGCTGGGCGAACTGCGGGCGCTGGCCAAGCGCGACGGGCCGCTCGCGCTCGTTCAGTTCGACTCCCACACCGACACCTGGGACAACTACTGGGGGGTGCGCTACACGCACGGGACGGGCTTCCGCCGCGCATGCGAGGAGGGGCTCCTCGATACCGCGCGCTCGATTCAGGTGGGGCTGCGCGGCAGCGAGTACGCGCCGGGCGATCTCGACGACAACCGGCGGCTCGGCTTCGAGACGCTGCTCGCGCCCGATCTGCTCACGATGTCCCCGGCCGAGGTCGCCGCGGCGATCCGGCGGCGGGTCGGTGCGGGACCCGCGTTTCTCAGCTTCGACATCGACTTTTTCGACCCAGCGTTCGCGCCGGGCACCGGCACGCCGGAGGCCGGCGGGCCGACCAGTGCCTTTGGGCTGCAGATCCTGCGCCACATCACCGGTCTGCCCTTCGCCGGGTTCGACGTGGTGGAAGTCCTGCCGGCCCACGACCCGACCGCGATCACGGCGCTGCTCGCGGCCACGGTCGTCTTCGAGTTTCTCGCCCTGATCGCGCTGTCGAAGTCCGGGGCGCGGCCTGGCGCGGCCGGACGGGCGGGGGCGGCGGCCGGACGGAATGGCGAGTAG
- a CDS encoding carbohydrate ABC transporter permease: MPADRRRDLLTWVGVFLVAGWGLVQLAPIVWMVSTSLKPLNQVFALPVQWLPHPPEWSNYPDAWNQFPFARYFANSFIVSLSVTVLNVLLAGMAGYSLAKYRYFGQRALFIAILSTLMLPIEVLMVPTFIIAKDLGWLNSYQGLIVPVAADAFGVFLMRQYMLSLPDSLVEAARIDGAGELRTYFRIVVPLCWPAVLTLAILTWRETWDAFVWPYLIVTDDALRTIPIGLERFESQYVTTYNSVMAISTIAMVPMVLLFFFFQRAFIRGIALSGLKD, encoded by the coding sequence ATGCCCGCGGATAGGCGCCGCGACCTGCTCACGTGGGTTGGCGTGTTCCTGGTTGCCGGCTGGGGCCTCGTGCAGCTGGCGCCGATCGTCTGGATGGTCTCGACGTCGCTGAAGCCGCTGAACCAAGTCTTCGCCCTGCCGGTGCAGTGGCTGCCGCACCCGCCCGAGTGGTCCAACTATCCGGACGCGTGGAACCAGTTTCCGTTCGCGCGCTACTTCGCCAACAGCTTCATCGTGTCGCTGTCCGTGACGGTGTTGAACGTCCTGCTGGCCGGCATGGCCGGATACAGCCTCGCGAAGTACCGGTACTTCGGTCAGCGCGCGCTGTTCATCGCGATCCTCAGCACCCTGATGCTGCCGATCGAGGTCCTGATGGTGCCGACGTTCATCATCGCGAAGGACCTCGGCTGGCTCAACTCTTATCAGGGCTTGATCGTCCCGGTGGCGGCGGACGCCTTCGGCGTCTTTCTAATGCGCCAGTACATGCTGAGCCTGCCGGACTCGCTCGTCGAAGCGGCGCGGATCGACGGCGCCGGCGAGCTCCGCACGTATTTCCGCATCGTCGTACCGCTCTGCTGGCCGGCCGTGCTGACGCTCGCTATCCTGACGTGGCGGGAAACGTGGGACGCCTTCGTCTGGCCGTACCTCATCGTCACGGACGACGCCCTGCGGACGATTCCGATCGGCCTCGAGCGCTTCGAATCGCAGTACGTCACGACGTACAACTCGGTCATGGCCATCTCGACGATCGCCATGGTGCCGATGGTGCTGCTGTTCTTTTTCTTCCAGCGCGCCTTCATTCGAGGGATCGCGCTCTCCGGCCTCAAGGATTGA
- a CDS encoding MFS transporter — translation MSAGDRVPPSLALGAAGFCTSISWQAVVPVLPLYLAQLGYSTAAIGVVAGLFSVTMAVTELQAGRFAAAFGRRRVLLNGYVANAVCLGLVAAAHGRPFVAGSLSAAGAARGVIVPPLHATVAHSAGPATRGRAFGLFWLWTSFAALSGPAMGGLLAARYGYRAAFALAALFSLVGLLIMRLFTRPAPGDGPAAGRLTGRAASAGGLRTLLSDPSVALLGLSILLCYSLSGIWATFLPLYAAHRGLRVQTIGLIFALQGGMYALMQWPTGRLIRPERGRWMVAAGIGCIAAVELAVPFARAASVLVAAGMLYGIAIGLMPVTFSTLVTWRVPPDRYTGAMSVYNAAIDFGLFAGPLLGAAVARVDVAAPFALALPLGLAAVVLSLRTEHGSPGAG, via the coding sequence ATGAGCGCCGGTGACCGCGTACCCCCCAGCCTGGCGCTCGGCGCGGCGGGCTTCTGCACGAGCATCTCCTGGCAGGCCGTCGTCCCGGTTCTGCCCCTCTATCTGGCCCAGCTCGGCTACAGCACTGCCGCGATCGGCGTCGTCGCCGGACTGTTCAGCGTGACGATGGCGGTAACGGAGCTCCAGGCCGGCAGGTTCGCGGCCGCCTTCGGCCGGCGGCGCGTGCTGCTCAACGGCTACGTGGCCAACGCCGTCTGCCTCGGCCTCGTCGCGGCGGCTCACGGACGGCCGTTCGTCGCGGGTTCCCTGTCGGCGGCCGGCGCGGCGCGCGGCGTCATCGTCCCGCCGCTTCACGCGACCGTCGCCCATTCCGCCGGCCCCGCCACGCGCGGCCGCGCGTTCGGACTCTTCTGGCTGTGGACGTCGTTCGCAGCGCTGAGCGGCCCCGCGATGGGCGGCCTGCTGGCGGCGCGTTACGGATACCGGGCGGCATTCGCGCTGGCCGCCCTCTTCAGCCTCGTCGGTCTGTTGATCATGCGCCTGTTCACACGCCCCGCGCCCGGGGACGGCCCCGCGGCCGGCCGACTCACCGGCCGGGCCGCCTCCGCCGGCGGCCTGCGGACGCTGCTCTCCGACCCGTCGGTCGCGCTCCTCGGGCTCAGCATCCTGCTGTGCTACAGCCTCTCCGGCATCTGGGCCACGTTTCTGCCCCTGTACGCGGCGCACCGCGGCCTGCGGGTGCAGACGATCGGTTTGATCTTCGCGCTGCAGGGCGGCATGTATGCGCTCATGCAGTGGCCGACCGGCCGGTTGATCCGCCCCGAACGCGGCCGCTGGATGGTTGCCGCGGGCATCGGCTGCATCGCGGCCGTCGAGCTCGCCGTTCCCTTCGCGCGCGCGGCGTCCGTACTCGTGGCCGCGGGCATGCTGTACGGGATCGCGATCGGCCTCATGCCCGTGACCTTTTCGACCCTCGTCACATGGCGCGTGCCGCCCGACCGTTACACCGGTGCGATGAGCGTCTACAATGCCGCGATCGACTTCGGGTTGTTCGCCGGTCCGCTGCTCGGAGCCGCGGTGGCGCGGGTCGACGTCGCGGCGCCGTTTGCGCTCGCGCTGCCGCTCGGGCTCGCCGCGGTGGTCCTGAGCCTGCGAACCGAGCACGGGTCGCCCGGCGCCGGCTAG
- a CDS encoding NAD(P)-dependent oxidoreductase: MKPRVFVSQPIPEPGLEILREVADVRVFPRVDRNMSQEEWIVEAARSDYLLVMGGNNITAEILKANPKLKGVALVHRRLPQGNSVDLDTARQLGIPVIFQYPWEPVYDHIADATADLTIAMLLGLAYRMVDADRYTRSGRSLQEHTMALMGPGVIGKTVGLFGLGIVAKKMVPRLRPFRCSLLYNKRTRLSPDQEREMGLTWVASKDELLRRSDFFCLEVDYNPDNHMIIGEREFGLMKPTAYFINTARGRLVDEPALVRALQNKTIAGAGLDVFWHEPPRSPEMAPSPEFFTMDSVILAPHNGGATWHARSELTKATARQIVALIQGERPDGLVLD; the protein is encoded by the coding sequence GTGAAGCCGAGGGTGTTCGTCAGCCAGCCGATTCCGGAGCCGGGGCTCGAGATTCTGCGGGAGGTCGCCGACGTCAGGGTGTTTCCTCGCGTCGACCGCAACATGAGTCAAGAGGAATGGATCGTCGAAGCCGCGCGCTCCGACTACCTGTTGGTGATGGGTGGAAACAACATCACGGCTGAGATTCTCAAGGCGAACCCGAAGCTCAAAGGCGTCGCCCTTGTGCACCGGCGGTTGCCGCAGGGCAACTCCGTCGACCTCGACACGGCGCGGCAGCTCGGGATCCCGGTGATCTTCCAGTACCCGTGGGAGCCCGTGTACGACCACATCGCCGACGCGACCGCCGATCTGACGATCGCGATGCTGCTCGGCCTGGCCTACCGGATGGTTGACGCGGACCGCTACACGCGGTCCGGCCGTTCGCTGCAGGAGCACACGATGGCGCTCATGGGGCCGGGCGTAATCGGGAAGACGGTCGGGCTCTTCGGCCTCGGCATCGTGGCCAAGAAGATGGTCCCGCGTCTGCGGCCGTTCCGGTGCAGCCTCCTCTACAATAAGCGCACCCGGCTCAGTCCCGACCAGGAGCGGGAGATGGGGCTCACCTGGGTCGCGAGTAAGGACGAACTGCTGCGGCGCAGCGATTTCTTCTGCCTCGAGGTCGATTACAATCCCGACAACCACATGATCATCGGGGAACGGGAATTCGGGCTGATGAAGCCCACCGCGTACTTCATCAACACCGCGCGGGGCCGGCTCGTCGACGAACCGGCGCTCGTCCGCGCGCTGCAGAACAAGACGATCGCCGGCGCCGGCCTTGACGTCTTCTGGCACGAGCCGCCGCGGTCGCCGGAGATGGCGCCGAGCCCGGAGTTCTTCACGATGGACAGCGTCATTCTGGCGCCGCACAACGGCGGGGCCACCTGGCACGCGCGCAGCGAGCTCACCAAGGCGACGGCCCGGCAGATCGTCGCGCTCATCCAGGGCGAGCGTCCGGACGGGCTGGTGCTCGACTAG